The Neoarius graeffei isolate fNeoGra1 chromosome 23, fNeoGra1.pri, whole genome shotgun sequence genome segment caCACTGGCAGAATTTCAGTCACATTCCAGATATTTAAGGTGGAACTGCACAGTGATCATGTGACACCATCTGCAGCCAATCGGTGACTCGATACCTGACACCAACACAGGATCAGTTTACACTTTTCACATTTTGTATTTGTACTCAATTTTTAATGCTTTGCTCCTTTATTTCTTACAGCGTTTTAAAGAAATTAAGTGACGAACAGCAGCAACAGGGCTGCTAATGGAACACACCAGAAATCAGTAACATTTCTATTTTACCATTTGTGATGTGTGATATCTTCAGCTAATCAGCCCGATTCGATCTATTTTGCACTGATGAAGGTGTTCGTGTGGCTCAGCTCATAAATCTGCATTACTCCATCACATCTCTGACCTGAGAATCTTAACAGAATCTCAGGGAGAAAAAGGAGACCAAAGCATGAGGTTAAAGATTATTTTTTCAGTTTAATAAGTTAAAAAGATGCAACACATCTAGTGTTTCAGTAAGACATTTCCCTGAGTGTGTCTGTGAGGGTTGTTAGAGGTCTTTGAAGGTCATGTAGGTTATATAAGCCCTGGAAAATAATTTTCTGAAACCCTGAAATCGTGTGTTTAGGCGTGACACGTCTCAGTTGCTTTCAACTAAATCTAATGTCCATGTTCACTGCAGACGCTGCACGTCTTTGGCGTGAGGGTTAAACGTGAACTATAGTGAACCCGTAGTGCTCTGTAGCCAAACGGAGTCTGTTTTCTCTGCTGATCGCTTAAACTTTAATTCTGATGGTTAAACTGATTCCTGTGATCATGGTGCCATTAAGCCCTTGTGAgtcttaaaaaaatttaaatttttttaaattatttgtcAACACTGGACCAAAGAAAAGGGCATTTCATTATTAAAAAACGTGTTAACATAGAATTAGCATTTCTTTAACCAAATACACAAAATGTGTTTAACTAGCatcctttttttttctgaataatcTTTTTCAGTCTATAGTTGTGTAATGAGGTTGTACTTTTGCCGTGATCTCAGTAGTCAAAATGAGAGCGCTCACATTTCTTCTTTTCTTGATCTTCAGAAAATTCAGAAGATGTAAATGTGACGTGTGGAAGATTCCAAACATTTCATCGGGCTGAATGTGTGACATGAAACCCACaccaattttttgtttgtttttcattacagACTCTATAATTAAATAAACACTTTCAATAAACCTCTAAATAAAAAATTAGGTGGTAATTTTGAACCTGAAACTCCTGACCAAGACGTTTACAGTTCAACATCTGAATCCTGAAGGTTCTCACAAAAGCAGCAGCATATTTAAAGATTGCAATCTGACCTTCTGAGTCGTAGTTTTTCCAGGCTGAAGCTCAATGGCGAGGCCGAGGTCTGACAGTCGGCACTGCCCTTGGCTGTCCAGGAGAACGTTCTCCGGCTTCATATCTCGATAAACGATGTTCATGGCATGGAGGTGCAGCATTCCCATCGTGATCTGAGAGGTGTAATAAATGATCCGGTCCATCGCGATGCCTTTCTCGCCAATGTTGTAGATGTGGTATTTTAGATCGCCGCCGTTCATCAGTGTCATCACCAAACACAGGTGGGTTTTGGTTTCGAAGGCGTACGCCAGACTGACGATAAACGGGCTGTTAATCTTCTCCAGGATCATCTTCTCCAGCAGGGCCATTTTCTCCCCCTGCTTCTTCTTCAAGCGCTTCTTGCACAGCTTCTTGCAGGCATACATCTGACCTGTGTTCTTCACCTGCACTGCACAAACCTGCAACAAACATTCACTACATTTTTTTTATCTGTGATTTTGGCAATAAATATCAACATCTTTGAAATGAACCATTAAGATCTTCAACATTTTTTAAGCTGTGTAGAATTTTTCATCAaatttaaaacaaaatagaacaagttTGAACCTGGTCACAATTTTTAACCAAAATTCTATGTCTTGTCTTTGTAGGACACAGTTGTGGTCTGAAGGTTCTTCACCCTGTCCCTTTGGAGGAACCTGTAATAATTTTCTGTAGAACCCAACAACAAAGCATTTCCCCATCACTGGCCTCTCCTTAAGAAACCTGAAAACCCGTAACCTTCCAAAGAACACGTTAGAAATCCTGTTCCTAGCTTCCAGCAGGATTGTGTGACTCGATCACAGTACCTTACCTCCCCGAATCCACCTTTCCCAAGCATTCTGAACTCGTAGAAGTATTTGTCAGTGATGGGCTGCTTctcgtattccttccactgcaggAACGTGTCAAAGAACGGGCTCAGCTTGTACTCTGTGAACGGCTTTCCTTTGAGGAATTCTCTGATGGCCTCTTTTATATTTCCTGTCATCACGACTTCAAAATCTTTCTCCGTCACTGCTTTGCACTTCTCCAGTGCGTCTCCGGTCAGACAGGACAGGAAGCTCTTGGATCCTTCCTTACAGAATTGGTTAATGATGTTGGTGCACGCTTTGTCCTTGGCGGCACCTTCAGCCAGTTCCCAGTCGTTCAGCTCATCCAGGAACTCTGCGGCGACGGCGTACTCGGGCGACCCGTTCAGGTACTGTCTGAATAACTTCTTCCCAATGGGCTGGAGTTCACACAGGATTTCGAAGTCCTGTTCCATGGATGCTCTGATGGACGCGCAGTTTCCCGGTTTGGGAAGGGAAAGACTCTGACGTCTTTTCCGCAGCTCCTTCTCGTCTCCGCCTTGAGCCTTCAGGTAGGCCGTGTTGGCCACCAGGTTATCGAGAGCGCTCATGTCACACATTTTGGCTGTTTAACTTAAACTTGAATTTGAACAAAAAAAATCTACAGAGTTTTTGTGTTTGCGTGTAACTTGCACCAAGGCTGAAATCCGAATGAGCCGCTCTGACGCACGACCAAAAGACACCGTAATTAATCATTTGGAGTTAAATACCTGCCAGGGATTTTGGCTTAAGAACCCTTGTGTGGTCTGTACCTGTGCACTATTCAGGGAAGAGACCTCATAAGAGGGTTCTCCTTTAAGAAGCTTTAAAGCCCAGCTAAATTTGGCCAAATGCTGAACAGAGTCTTGGTCCAGGATAAGTGTCTCTTTAAGGAAGAACCAAAAAGGGACtaaatatataacatattatAGCTACTATAGATATTATTTTTCTCTTATTTTTATTACTGCACGGTgaacaaaaaaattatatattattaTCTATTGTATTTATATTTGGGGGAAATACCAGAGATTTCagcattttatttcttttaaaaaatcatttaaaattcTTTAACTTTTTTGTGACATCAATATTTATATGAGTTTGGCTTAAAATAAATGATATCACTGTTTCAGATTTCCTTATTCATTAAATTGCaaaacatattttttaaaaaccaaaagataaacatttttatttttgaaaaaaaaaaatcatccaaatgttttttttctttttaacttttctatttcttttattttttatgatggaaaaaaattaataagacattttgattttttttatctgttcatTATGAAAGTGTGCTTTCTGGTTGTACACCAGAACAACAAAAAAGTCACAGGACTGAGATCTTTCACGTGAATTTTGATTGATACGGAGCACAGGCCACACGTGTGGTGTTACGTGAGAtgttttcattcatcttcagtgtcTGATTGATCCTCGTCAGGGTTATTGtggtttaaataattaatttcttCATATTTCTCAGGAAACAGAACCAAATAAGTTTGAGGAAAATATCACAGCCAGGTTCAAATTAAATCAGACGTGGGAGAAAATGTGCAAAATGTCTGTTTATCTAtagttcatctctctctctctctctttagctGAACAGGGACTAAAATAGATTCAGGTCTCAAAGCTGATTAACCCTGATCACACTCACTAAACACTCCACTGCACTTCTGTAAATTTAAACTTGCATTTAATTCTATTCTGTAAGAATCTCATAAACATCCTGGACCTCTCTCATGGTTCATGGGGAACGAGGAGATGGGATGCAGACTCACAACACAAAACTGCACTTTACTTTTGCTCACTTTCTTGACACCAAATGATCATAagtgaggcagcacggtggtgtagtggttagcgctgtcgcctcacagcaagaaggttctgggttcgagccccgtggccggcgagggcctttctgtgtggagtttgcatgttctccccgtgtccgcgtgggtttcctccgggtgctccggtttcccccacagtccaaagacatgcaggttaggttaactggtgactctaaattgagcgtaggtgtgaatgtgagtgtgaatggttgtctgtgtctctgtgtcagccctgtgatgacctggcgacttgtccagggtgaaccccgcctttcgcctgtagtcagctgggataggatccagctcgcctgcgaccctgtagaacaggataaagcagctagagataatgagatgagtttcaggTCTTCTGTGTGGTTTTTGCAATGCGGTGGAGATTCTGAAAACCTGACAACTCTGATTAATAAACTTTTACCTTGAACACAGCTGAGCAAAAAGAACACTCACAACCAGCTGGATGACTGGATGCTGTTGACTCATCTGCTCATTACAGGATTACTCTAAAACTCATCACATTCATCACTGACACATCTGCATGTACACACTTTAAACTCCACCCACTTTATTATTCTATTCATTATAGAAACGGTTGAATCATCTGGATCAATGGGTCTCAGTCTGTGGGCCATGGTGAAACTACAGTGGGGTGCCAAtacttaaaaaacaacaacagttaaTAACTAAATAGATTTTGAGTGTGAATTGTGTTAAAACTCTGTCAACAATTTCAGTTCTGtcctgtaaaaaaaataataataaattctaggaatctccaataaataacaaataaaatATGCAACTCTGTAAACAACAGAAAATTATGTGCAAACTTTAAACTTATAAAACAGTtttatgaaataaattaaatgtatAAAGCTGTAAATTGTGTGTATTATTATAATTTCCACTGATGGACAATTTATCAGTAAttacacaaagtataaaatataaACACATACAGCGGTGGTATTATTGTTGTACTCACTTTAGTACAAGTGACCACGTTAGTGTGTTAGCACGTTAGTGGcgtagtgtgtgcgtgtgttagaGTTTTAACTAAATTAGCcacgtttttaaaaatctttactTATTTCACATCAATATTCTGTAATTTGCTACATCAGAGTCACAACAATGGACTTTTTCATGTGTTAGTATGGTTTATGGTTGCCATAGCAACAAGCATCCTTGCCAGCTCCAAAATGATCAATGTGATGTGCACAGCTGGAGCGTCACATCGCCGGACATGAAGACACGATCAGCTCAGCGAACTTCCACCTCTCTCGCTGCTCATGATGTGACCTGGCAATTGGCAATGAGTAGCGTGAACACATCCTCCATTTGTATTCGACATGGTCTAATTCAGTTCAAGATATTTCACAGACTTCACCTCTCCCGGAGCAGACTAGCTAAACTATATCCAAATATTGATGCAAAATGTGAAAGATGTCACCAGACCGAGGCCACCCTCAGCCACGTTTTGGTCGTGCTCGAGGTTGAGCTCCTTCTGGCTAtctatctgtggc includes the following:
- the grk7a gene encoding rhodopsin kinase grk7a; translated protein: MCDMSALDNLVANTAYLKAQGGDEKELRKRRQSLSLPKPGNCASIRASMEQDFEILCELQPIGKKLFRQYLNGSPEYAVAAEFLDELNDWELAEGAAKDKACTNIINQFCKEGSKSFLSCLTGDALEKCKAVTEKDFEVVMTGNIKEAIREFLKGKPFTEYKLSPFFDTFLQWKEYEKQPITDKYFYEFRMLGKGGFGEVCAVQVKNTGQMYACKKLCKKRLKKKQGEKMALLEKMILEKINSPFIVSLAYAFETKTHLCLVMTLMNGGDLKYHIYNIGEKGIAMDRIIYYTSQITMGMLHLHAMNIVYRDMKPENVLLDSQGQCRLSDLGLAIELQPGKTTTQKAGTAAYMAPEILTEAPYRTSVDWWSLGVSIYEMVAGYTPFKGPEGKKVEKEEVKRRIISDEPVFEHKNFDPLTKDIILQFLKKKMHERLGCKDDDPRKHEWFKSINFPRLEAGLIPPPWLPKPNIVYAKDTSDIAEFSDVKGIEFNAKDEKLFKEFSSGAISIPWQKEMIDTGLFDELNDPHRKESSAELDQEKKSGTCTLL